From Bacillus pumilus, one genomic window encodes:
- a CDS encoding ATP-binding protein, with the protein MNKTYQVRIVLSVLAFILILSWDFFYYLGGYQINWPLDLAFTVLVLTGIWVVSGYVDRLNLLVSDLNKREKEAHELTERLNRITDNLQEIVFETNEKGEIIFLNQAWTQMTGYDIDECLGTMYNQYFDQEERVVQHLLSVIKEHKDAGRVELQLLHKEGKKVWGDVHYKLYFDEHHQFTGGIGTVADITKQKQAKLELERSNQQLQMQAQKLAVAGQIAAGIAHEVRNPLTSVNGFLQLMKTQYPERTDYFDIIFSEIKRIDFVLSELLVLAKPQAVHFQEVQLHELLEQVITLLKTNAVLSNIDLKQPFKKQDAGAILADANQMKQLFINLIKNAIEAMPEGGSIYISTEKVLNEWKITIQDEGKGMSEEDIQKIYDPFFSTKKEGTGLGLTICATILKDHHGRMDVSSELGKGAAFQIYLPVCQKSRQQQVERT; encoded by the coding sequence TTGAACAAAACATATCAAGTGCGGATCGTGTTGTCTGTTCTTGCATTTATTTTAATCTTAAGCTGGGATTTCTTTTATTATCTAGGCGGCTATCAAATTAATTGGCCGCTCGATCTAGCCTTTACAGTCTTGGTTTTAACAGGGATCTGGGTTGTCTCAGGCTATGTAGACCGCTTAAATCTACTTGTGTCAGACTTAAATAAGAGAGAAAAAGAAGCACATGAACTGACAGAGCGGCTGAATCGAATCACAGATAACTTGCAAGAAATCGTCTTTGAAACAAACGAGAAAGGTGAAATTATTTTCTTAAATCAAGCATGGACACAAATGACAGGCTATGACATAGATGAATGTCTAGGCACAATGTACAATCAGTACTTTGATCAAGAGGAGCGCGTGGTCCAGCATTTGTTATCTGTGATCAAGGAACATAAGGATGCGGGGCGGGTAGAACTGCAGCTTCTCCATAAAGAGGGAAAGAAGGTATGGGGAGACGTTCATTACAAGCTCTATTTTGATGAGCATCACCAGTTTACCGGAGGGATTGGGACGGTTGCTGATATTACGAAACAAAAGCAGGCAAAGCTTGAGCTTGAAAGATCCAATCAGCAATTGCAAATGCAGGCGCAAAAGCTGGCTGTTGCTGGACAAATAGCTGCTGGGATCGCCCATGAAGTCAGAAATCCACTGACATCAGTAAATGGCTTTTTGCAGCTGATGAAGACACAATATCCTGAAAGAACCGATTATTTTGACATTATCTTTTCCGAAATTAAACGGATTGATTTTGTTTTAAGTGAGCTGCTTGTATTGGCTAAGCCTCAAGCGGTCCATTTTCAAGAAGTCCAGCTTCATGAGCTCCTAGAACAGGTGATTACCTTATTAAAAACAAATGCAGTTCTTTCAAATATTGATCTCAAACAGCCATTTAAAAAGCAGGATGCCGGTGCTATCCTAGCAGACGCTAATCAAATGAAGCAGCTGTTCATTAATTTAATTAAAAATGCCATTGAGGCAATGCCTGAAGGTGGCAGCATATACATATCTACAGAAAAAGTATTGAATGAATGGAAGATTACCATTCAAGATGAAGGAAAAGGGATGTCTGAAGAGGATATTCAAAAAATATATGATCCTTTCTTTTCCACGAAAAAAGAAGGGACAGGGCTTGGTTTGACCATCTGTGCGACGATTTTAAAAGATCATCACGGAAGAATGGACGTATCCAGTGAGCTTGGAAAAGGCGCAGCTTTTCAAATCTATTTGCCTGTGTGTCAAAAAAGCAGGCAGCAGCAAGTTGAGAGGACGTGA
- the lepB gene encoding signal peptidase I produces the protein MQSDAKQDKTEKKSSLFEWIKAILIALALVLLIRTFIFEPYVVEGESMEPTLHDGEKLFVNKTINYLGGVKRGDIVIINGKDGQKIHYVKRLIGLPGDTIEMKDDTLYINGKKVDEPYLKENKAHAKEYEVHLTGDFGPVKVPKNDYFVMGDNRLNSMDSRNGLGLIEKDRVVGTSEFVFFPFGDIRQTK, from the coding sequence ATTCAATCTGATGCAAAGCAAGACAAAACAGAGAAGAAAAGTTCACTGTTTGAATGGATCAAAGCCATTTTAATTGCACTTGCGCTCGTCCTGCTCATCCGTACGTTTATATTTGAGCCGTATGTGGTGGAAGGAGAGTCAATGGAACCGACTCTTCATGATGGGGAAAAGCTGTTTGTCAACAAAACCATTAACTATCTAGGTGGTGTCAAACGAGGTGACATCGTGATTATTAATGGAAAAGATGGCCAGAAGATTCATTATGTAAAACGATTGATCGGCCTTCCGGGAGACACGATTGAAATGAAGGATGATACGCTTTACATTAATGGTAAAAAAGTTGATGAGCCTTATTTAAAAGAGAACAAGGCACATGCGAAAGAGTATGAAGTGCATTTAACAGGGGATTTTGGTCCAGTGAAAGTACCGAAAAACGATTACTTTGTGATGGGGGACAACAGACTCAATTCTATGGACAGCAGAAATGGACTTGGACTCATTGAAAAGGATCGGGTTGTCGGGACATCAGAATTTGTTTTCTTCCCATTTGGCGACATTCGGCAAACAAAATAA
- the mreBH gene encoding rod-share determining protein MreBH, with translation MFQNAEIGIDLGTANILVYSKNKGIILNEPSVVAVDTETKTVLAVGAEAKEMIGKTPGKIVAIRPMKDGVIADYDMTTDLLKQIMKKAGKNIGFTFRKPTVVVCTPSGSTAVERRAISDAVKNCGAKHVHLIEEPVAAAIGADLPVDEPVANVVVDIGGGTTEVAIISFGGVVSCHSIRIGGDQLDEDIITFVRKKYNLLIGERTAEQVKMEIGYGLIEHEPESLEVRGRDLVTGLPKTITLKSHEIQGAMRESLLHILEAIRATLEDSPPELSGDIVDRGVILTGGGALLNGIQEWLSQEIVVPVHIAANPLESVAIGTGRSLEVIHKLQKTLK, from the coding sequence ATGTTTCAAAATGCCGAAATTGGAATTGATTTAGGAACAGCTAACATATTGGTTTATAGTAAAAATAAGGGAATTATTTTAAATGAACCGTCCGTCGTGGCAGTCGATACAGAAACAAAAACTGTACTTGCAGTCGGAGCAGAAGCAAAAGAAATGATTGGGAAAACACCTGGTAAAATTGTGGCGATCCGTCCGATGAAAGACGGTGTCATCGCTGATTATGATATGACAACAGATTTACTCAAACAAATCATGAAAAAAGCAGGGAAAAATATCGGGTTTACCTTCAGAAAACCAACGGTCGTAGTATGTACACCTTCTGGTTCAACAGCTGTTGAACGCCGTGCCATCAGTGATGCTGTGAAAAACTGCGGAGCAAAGCACGTGCATTTAATAGAAGAACCTGTTGCAGCCGCAATCGGCGCTGATCTCCCGGTAGATGAGCCTGTTGCAAACGTCGTGGTCGATATTGGCGGAGGAACAACGGAAGTTGCCATCATTTCGTTTGGCGGCGTTGTCTCTTGTCATTCCATTCGAATTGGCGGAGATCAGCTGGATGAAGATATCATTACGTTTGTCCGAAAGAAATATAATCTATTAATCGGCGAGCGGACAGCCGAGCAGGTTAAAATGGAAATTGGTTATGGTCTCATTGAGCATGAGCCGGAATCATTAGAAGTACGTGGACGTGATCTGGTGACAGGTCTTCCAAAAACGATCACACTTAAATCTCATGAAATTCAAGGTGCCATGCGAGAATCACTTCTTCATATTTTAGAGGCGATTCGTGCCACATTAGAGGACAGCCCTCCAGAGCTTAGTGGTGACATTGTAGACCGCGGCGTGATCTTAACTGGCGGCGGCGCTTTGTTAAATGGGATTCAAGAATGGCTCTCACAGGAGATTGTCGTTCCAGTTCATATTGCAGCAAATCCACTTGAATCTGTCGCAATCGGAACAGGTCGTTCACTAGAAGTCATTCATAAATTGCAAAAAACATTAAAATAA
- a CDS encoding aminopeptidase: protein MSSFEKQLDQYAKTIVEVGVNVQKGQEVVVSASTESADLVRLVAKHAYERGAKNVHIRWSDGVLARLKYEHAPQDVFDQFPEWEAQMMETIAKRGGAFITILSESPDLLRGIDSKKIAAQQKAAGSALHTYRQFVQSDKVAWTVVGAASKEWAKKIFPDHTDEEAVALLWDQIFKVARADQADPVEAWKKHDESLNEKVKILNERHYHKLHYDAPGTNLTIELPEQHIWVGAGSVSERGVSFMANMPTEEVFTVPKKDGVNGTVSSTKPLSYAGNIIDEFTLTFENGRIVNVKAKEGEDILTSLVETDEGSHYLGEVALVPDDSPISNSNILYYNTLYDENASNHLAIGSGYAFNIEGGKEMNREELDAAGVNNSITHVDFMIGSKEMNIDGITKDGKREPIFRNGNWAI from the coding sequence ATGAGTTCATTTGAAAAACAACTAGATCAATATGCTAAGACCATCGTTGAAGTCGGTGTGAATGTACAAAAAGGACAAGAAGTCGTCGTATCTGCATCTACTGAATCTGCAGACCTTGTTCGTCTTGTCGCGAAACATGCGTATGAGCGCGGGGCGAAAAACGTACATATCCGCTGGAGTGATGGTGTTCTTGCCCGTTTAAAATATGAACATGCACCGCAGGATGTGTTTGACCAATTCCCAGAATGGGAAGCACAGATGATGGAAACCATCGCAAAACGCGGCGGCGCTTTTATCACGATCTTGTCAGAAAGCCCTGACCTTCTGCGAGGCATTGATTCGAAAAAAATCGCTGCACAGCAAAAGGCCGCTGGATCAGCCCTTCATACATATCGCCAATTCGTTCAATCAGACAAAGTTGCTTGGACGGTCGTAGGCGCTGCATCAAAAGAATGGGCAAAAAAGATTTTTCCTGACCATACAGATGAAGAAGCTGTCGCTTTATTATGGGATCAAATCTTTAAAGTCGCACGTGCTGATCAAGCAGATCCTGTTGAGGCTTGGAAAAAGCACGATGAGTCACTAAATGAAAAGGTCAAAATACTAAATGAGCGCCACTACCACAAGCTTCATTATGATGCTCCTGGCACAAATTTAACGATTGAGCTCCCAGAACAGCACATTTGGGTAGGTGCCGGCAGCGTGAGCGAGCGCGGCGTCTCTTTCATGGCCAACATGCCGACAGAAGAAGTATTTACCGTACCTAAAAAAGACGGTGTAAATGGGACTGTCTCAAGCACAAAACCGCTCAGTTATGCAGGAAATATCATTGATGAATTTACATTAACATTTGAAAATGGACGAATTGTCAATGTGAAAGCGAAGGAAGGCGAAGACATTTTAACTTCGCTCGTTGAAACAGATGAAGGCTCCCATTATCTAGGTGAGGTTGCTCTCGTACCAGACGATTCACCAATCTCAAACTCGAATATTCTCTATTACAATACCCTTTATGATGAAAATGCATCGAATCACCTTGCCATCGGCAGCGGGTATGCGTTCAATATCGAAGGCGGAAAAGAGATGAATCGTGAAGAATTGGATGCAGCTGGTGTGAACAACAGTATTACACACGTCGATTTCATGATTGGTTCAAAGGAAATGAATATTGACGGGATTACAAAAGACGGGAAACGCGAACCGATCTTCCGTAATGGAAACTGGGCGATTTAA
- a CDS encoding AbrB/MazE/SpoVT family DNA-binding domain-containing protein: MKSIGVVRKVDELGRIVMPIELRRALDIAIKDSMEFFIDGEKIVLKKYQPEGVCLMTGEITSENHDYGNGQITLSAEGAELLLKELQEALQQ; encoded by the coding sequence TTGAAATCTATCGGAGTCGTAAGAAAAGTAGACGAACTAGGGCGTATTGTGATGCCAATCGAATTAAGAAGAGCACTTGATATTGCTATTAAAGACAGTATGGAATTTTTTATAGATGGGGAGAAAATCGTCTTGAAAAAATACCAGCCAGAGGGCGTTTGCCTCATGACTGGTGAGATTACATCGGAGAACCATGATTATGGAAATGGTCAAATTACATTAAGCGCTGAAGGCGCAGAACTACTGTTAAAAGAGCTGCAAGAAGCTCTTCAGCAGTAA
- a CDS encoding ABC-F family ATP-binding cassette domain-containing protein — MIAVNNVSLRFADRKLFEEVNIKFTPGNCYGLIGANGAGKSTFLKILSGEIEAQTGDVHMSPGERLAILKQNHFEYEEFEVLKVVMMGHKRLYDVMQEKDAIYMKPDFSDEDGIRAAELEGEFAELNGWEAESEAAILLKGLGIPESLQSKKMSELGGSEKVKVLLAQALFGKPDVLLLDEPTNHLDLQAIQWLEEFLINFENTVIVVSHDRHFLNKVCTHIADLDFGKIQVYVGNYDFWYESSQLALKLSQDANKKKEEQIKQLQEFVARFSANASKSKQATSRKKLLDKISLDDIKPSSRKYPYVHFAPEREIGNDVLQVEGLSKTIDGVKVLDNVSFIMNREDKIAFLSRNELAVSTLFKILAGEMEPDSGTFKWGVTTSQAFFPKDNSEYFEGNDVDLVDWLRQYSPNDQSESFLRGFLGRMLFSGEEVKKKASVLSGGEKVRCMLSKMMLSGANVLLLDEPTNHLDLESITALNNGLMSFKGAMLFSSHDHQFVETVANRIIEVTPNGIVDKQTTYDEFLSDQDIQKRLDELYA; from the coding sequence ATGATTGCAGTAAATAATGTTAGTTTGCGTTTTGCTGATCGTAAACTATTTGAAGAAGTAAATATTAAATTCACTCCTGGCAACTGCTACGGTCTAATTGGTGCCAATGGAGCTGGTAAATCAACGTTTCTAAAGATTCTTTCAGGTGAAATTGAAGCTCAGACGGGCGATGTTCATATGAGCCCTGGTGAGCGTTTAGCGATTTTAAAACAGAACCATTTTGAATACGAAGAATTTGAAGTATTAAAAGTCGTTATGATGGGTCACAAACGTCTATATGATGTGATGCAGGAGAAAGATGCGATCTATATGAAACCTGATTTCTCAGATGAAGACGGGATTCGTGCAGCAGAGCTTGAAGGTGAGTTCGCTGAGTTAAACGGCTGGGAAGCAGAAAGTGAAGCAGCGATCTTATTAAAAGGTCTTGGCATTCCAGAGAGCCTTCAATCGAAGAAAATGTCTGAGCTTGGTGGTTCTGAAAAGGTAAAAGTACTACTAGCCCAAGCTTTATTTGGTAAGCCTGACGTTCTTCTTCTTGATGAGCCAACGAACCACTTGGACTTACAAGCAATCCAGTGGCTGGAAGAGTTCCTCATTAATTTTGAAAATACCGTGATTGTCGTTTCGCATGACCGTCACTTCTTAAACAAAGTATGTACACATATTGCGGACCTAGACTTCGGAAAAATTCAAGTATATGTCGGTAACTATGATTTTTGGTATGAGTCCAGCCAGCTAGCGCTGAAGCTCAGCCAAGATGCGAATAAGAAAAAAGAAGAACAAATTAAGCAGCTTCAAGAGTTCGTTGCCCGGTTCAGTGCGAACGCTTCTAAATCGAAGCAAGCGACCTCAAGAAAGAAATTGCTTGATAAAATCTCTTTAGACGACATTAAGCCATCTTCACGTAAATATCCGTACGTTCATTTTGCGCCAGAGCGCGAAATCGGAAATGATGTCCTTCAAGTAGAAGGTCTATCGAAAACAATTGACGGTGTGAAAGTACTTGATAACGTCAGCTTTATCATGAATCGCGAGGATAAAATTGCATTCTTAAGCCGTAATGAGCTTGCTGTATCCACTTTATTTAAAATTCTTGCTGGTGAGATGGAGCCAGACAGCGGAACGTTTAAATGGGGCGTTACAACATCTCAAGCCTTTTTCCCGAAAGACAATAGTGAATACTTTGAAGGAAACGATGTCGATCTAGTGGATTGGCTTCGTCAATATTCTCCTAATGATCAAAGCGAAAGCTTCTTACGCGGGTTCTTAGGACGTATGCTTTTCTCTGGGGAAGAAGTAAAGAAAAAAGCAAGCGTCTTATCAGGAGGAGAGAAGGTTCGTTGTATGTTATCGAAAATGATGCTGTCAGGAGCGAATGTTCTGCTGCTGGATGAGCCGACGAACCACTTGGATCTAGAATCCATTACAGCGCTGAATAACGGTTTAATGAGCTTTAAAGGAGCTATGCTCTTCTCATCTCATGACCATCAGTTTGTTGAAACAGTGGCAAACCGTATCATCGAAGTGACGCCAAATGGCATCGTCGATAAACAAACAACATATGATGAGTTCTTATCAGATCAAGACATTCAAAAGAGACTCGATGAGCTTTATGCGTAA
- the ade gene encoding adenine deaminase: MDKELFRHQIEVAAKRKKAALVIKHAKVMDVFNQEWIDADVAVENGQIVGIGEYEGEQELDAAGQMLVPGFIDGHVHIESSMVTPAEFSKAVVPRGVTTVVTDPHEIANVSGITGIRFMLEEARKAALHIYFMLPSCVPAVSFERSGATLKAKDLKPLYQEKEVLGLAEVMDYVGVEQAEEDMLQKLLDAQNENKLIDGHLAGLTDRLINVYRTANVQTDHEVTTAEEALERVKRGMYVMLREGSVAKNVKNVLPAVNEKNARRFFFCTDDKHLDDLMAQGSIDEQVRMSIKAGLDPFLAYQMGSLNAAECFGLKTKGAIAPGYDADFMLVSDLHHVDISSVFIAGELVAQHGEYKPSVEKIAPSPALLQSVHAVDVQEQDIALPITDDQKMNVIRIIPNQLETKLEQVTPSETNGQFTSDTERDVLKMVLVERHQGLSEMGVGIVSGFGIKQGAIATTVAHDSHNLIAVGTNDADIIKAIEALKEAGGGLTVVKEGQSLHTLPLPISGLLSDQPAHLVNESLHELHEALKETGFSLDFNPFLTLSFLALPVIPDVKMTTKGLFDVRSFQHLPIQS, encoded by the coding sequence TTGGATAAGGAGCTTTTCAGACATCAAATTGAGGTAGCAGCAAAGAGAAAAAAAGCAGCCCTCGTGATTAAACATGCGAAAGTCATGGATGTGTTTAACCAGGAATGGATAGACGCAGATGTCGCTGTTGAAAATGGACAAATCGTCGGGATAGGAGAGTACGAGGGAGAACAGGAGCTTGATGCAGCAGGTCAAATGCTTGTGCCCGGTTTTATTGATGGCCACGTTCATATCGAGTCCTCTATGGTCACCCCTGCTGAATTCTCCAAAGCTGTCGTTCCGCGCGGTGTGACAACTGTCGTAACAGATCCGCATGAAATCGCCAATGTGTCAGGTATAACAGGCATCCGTTTTATGCTGGAAGAAGCGAGAAAAGCTGCCTTACATATTTATTTCATGCTGCCATCCTGTGTACCGGCAGTCAGTTTTGAACGATCAGGTGCTACATTAAAAGCGAAAGATTTAAAGCCCCTTTATCAAGAGAAGGAAGTGCTTGGTCTTGCTGAGGTGATGGACTATGTCGGTGTGGAGCAGGCAGAAGAAGATATGCTTCAAAAGCTGCTTGATGCTCAAAACGAGAATAAATTAATTGATGGCCATCTAGCAGGCTTAACAGACCGATTAATAAACGTTTACCGCACGGCCAATGTCCAAACAGACCATGAGGTGACAACAGCAGAGGAAGCCCTTGAACGTGTAAAACGAGGCATGTATGTCATGCTGAGAGAGGGATCTGTTGCCAAAAACGTGAAAAACGTTTTACCTGCTGTGAATGAGAAGAATGCGAGACGTTTTTTCTTTTGTACAGATGATAAACATTTAGATGATTTAATGGCGCAGGGAAGTATTGATGAGCAAGTACGGATGTCCATAAAAGCAGGCTTAGATCCATTTTTAGCCTATCAAATGGGAAGCTTAAATGCCGCAGAGTGTTTTGGTCTTAAAACAAAGGGAGCCATTGCACCAGGCTATGATGCTGATTTTATGCTCGTCTCAGACCTTCATCATGTAGACATCTCAAGCGTATTTATTGCGGGAGAATTGGTTGCGCAGCATGGAGAGTACAAACCGAGTGTCGAAAAGATCGCACCGAGCCCAGCATTATTACAATCTGTTCATGCAGTAGACGTTCAAGAGCAAGATATTGCACTGCCTATCACAGACGATCAAAAAATGAATGTCATCCGTATTATTCCGAATCAGCTTGAAACAAAGTTAGAACAAGTCACTCCTTCAGAAACGAACGGACAATTTACAAGTGATACAGAGAGAGATGTATTAAAAATGGTGCTTGTCGAACGTCATCAAGGTTTATCTGAAATGGGGGTAGGGATTGTCAGCGGCTTCGGCATCAAACAGGGCGCGATTGCAACAACGGTTGCACATGATTCACATAACTTAATTGCAGTTGGCACAAATGATGCCGATATTATTAAAGCGATTGAGGCGTTAAAAGAAGCAGGCGGCGGTTTGACCGTTGTCAAAGAAGGCCAGTCTCTTCATACGCTGCCATTACCGATCTCCGGTTTATTGTCAGATCAGCCGGCACATCTCGTCAATGAAAGCCTCCATGAACTCCATGAAGCACTAAAAGAAACTGGTTTTTCCTTAGACTTTAATCCGTTTTTGACGCTGTCCTTCTTGGCACTTCCAGTCATTCCTGATGTGAAAATGACGACAAAGGGCTTGTTTGATGTCAGAAGCTTTCAGCACCTCCCAATTCAATCATAA
- a CDS encoding potassium channel family protein — protein sequence MKKEYAVIGLGRFGGSICKALSEEGLEVMAMDMNEDRVNEYAKIASHAVIGDSTDENVLKNLGIRNFDHVIVAIGENIQASILTTIMLKELGVKMVTVKAQNDYHEKVLNKIGADRVVHPERDMGRRIAHKIISNNVLDYLELSDEYSLIEIVANNRLAGHSLLDLDIRARYGINIVAIKRGKEVIVSPLADEMIQKEDILIVIGAVADIGRFEKREMQNDY from the coding sequence ATGAAAAAGGAATATGCAGTCATTGGTCTTGGACGCTTTGGCGGAAGTATTTGCAAGGCGCTGAGCGAAGAAGGACTTGAAGTCATGGCGATGGATATGAATGAAGATCGAGTAAACGAGTACGCGAAAATTGCCTCACATGCGGTCATTGGTGATTCGACGGACGAAAACGTTTTAAAAAATCTTGGTATTCGCAATTTTGATCATGTGATCGTTGCAATTGGCGAAAACATTCAGGCAAGTATTTTAACAACGATTATGCTGAAAGAGCTTGGTGTCAAGATGGTCACTGTGAAAGCGCAAAATGATTACCATGAAAAGGTGCTCAACAAAATTGGAGCGGATCGCGTCGTTCATCCAGAGCGAGATATGGGGAGACGGATTGCACATAAAATCATTTCAAATAACGTGCTTGATTACCTTGAGCTGTCAGATGAGTACAGCCTGATTGAGATTGTTGCAAACAACAGGCTTGCGGGGCATTCTCTTTTAGATCTTGATATTAGGGCAAGATACGGTATCAATATTGTGGCGATTAAGCGCGGAAAGGAAGTCATTGTTTCCCCGCTGGCTGATGAAATGATTCAAAAAGAAGATATCCTCATTGTCATTGGGGCAGTAGCCGATATAGGACGCTTTGAAAAACGAGAAATGCAGAACGATTATTAA
- a CDS encoding protein YkpC (YkpC, a protein of only 43 or 44 amino acids, is found broadly in the genus Bacillus.): MLLDLGKRVVVTVILTGIILGGMSLSFSHMPPSNAQPVKQLNR, translated from the coding sequence ATGTTGCTTGATTTAGGTAAACGAGTCGTTGTCACAGTCATTTTAACGGGTATTATTTTAGGAGGAATGAGCCTGTCGTTTTCACATATGCCCCCTTCTAATGCACAGCCCGTGAAACAACTGAACCGCTAA
- a CDS encoding gamma-glutamylcyclotransferase has translation MTIKALFVYGTLLLHEEHHEAYMKESRLLAKSAWMSGRIYDTGQGYPACVPAEKGTVYGELYEVAADALNKIDVLEEGYDKQEINVMTDQGQVEAMTYTLPEQKTSALKEIKRGCWKAYRLWQQKPSSFYYFAYGSCMDDARFKLAEVNHHFKQIIGGGVLNGFTTRFTLVRPDGSRADMVEDGGETEGVLYEVPFDAIRYLYKREGVYEGTYRPAFVDVKIGDQIYENCLTFLVLQKSEEIAPPAHYRSEIEKGADLYLSEAFRKKIRSHMDSLIKP, from the coding sequence ATGACGATAAAAGCTTTATTTGTATATGGGACGCTATTGCTGCATGAAGAGCACCACGAAGCGTATATGAAGGAAAGCAGGCTATTAGCTAAATCAGCTTGGATGAGTGGAAGGATCTATGATACAGGTCAAGGATACCCAGCGTGCGTTCCCGCAGAAAAAGGCACTGTATACGGGGAATTGTACGAGGTGGCCGCTGATGCGTTGAATAAGATAGATGTACTAGAGGAAGGGTATGACAAGCAGGAAATCAATGTCATGACGGATCAAGGTCAGGTAGAGGCCATGACATACACTTTGCCAGAGCAGAAGACATCAGCTCTGAAAGAAATAAAGAGAGGGTGCTGGAAAGCTTATAGACTGTGGCAGCAGAAGCCGTCATCCTTCTATTATTTTGCCTATGGCTCCTGTATGGATGATGCAAGATTTAAGCTGGCAGAAGTCAATCATCACTTCAAACAAATCATCGGCGGAGGAGTACTAAACGGTTTTACCACGAGATTTACATTGGTGAGGCCAGATGGATCAAGAGCTGATATGGTAGAAGACGGCGGCGAAACAGAGGGTGTTTTATATGAAGTTCCTTTTGATGCCATTCGTTATTTGTATAAACGAGAAGGAGTATATGAAGGTACATATCGTCCAGCTTTTGTCGATGTCAAAATAGGTGATCAAATTTATGAGAACTGTTTAACCTTTCTTGTGCTTCAAAAGAGCGAAGAAATCGCTCCGCCAGCTCATTATCGCAGTGAAATTGAAAAAGGAGCAGACCTTTACTTAAGTGAAGCGTTCCGTAAAAAAATTCGTTCGCATATGGATTCATTAATCAAACCGTAG